One Desulfovibrio sp. UIB00 DNA window includes the following coding sequences:
- a CDS encoding HlyD family type I secretion periplasmic adaptor subunit, which translates to MQLPQKTMDMTGAENQPEQKAGAQCGTSKPDVLLPRGVEPSVFPQPGGMPGMPFGSHFSRPNVDVPLPAMPGSENVHESAADSGATASFGSGLDAGAGRLPDLDTLMADLGQSASDMQPLGLDAAAAKKKEPSNLELFLRQLLMGGEHEQRPDKSLRQSLHETVERILGKGGQQGAGAMTGGQQQGNPGLFAAMDAPLRGLTPDDILFANEVDAALARRPKFGVRALSISVGAFFLCLIIWAAVASVDEVTHAEGSVVGSQRTQTIQNLEGGILRAVLVHEGQIVDKGAVLAQLDNEMAESAYRDAVNKAMENSLAIIRLEAEIKGDKPVFPENFDMWAEKVIGRRVEAGMLGRIHQIIQDQENAWHSRREQLNAEIDVLQSQYVQRLHDVEELTARKVQLDRSLELSIEQKNTAYALVQRNNFSKLEYLGMQQKVVELQGQIDSLAATIPKAKAAADESKQRIASRRAEQVAAVTDEINKRRQELNSLRENLSAGRDRVTRTELRAPVRSTVKQIYISTVGGVVKPGEPIMDLVPLDDTLVVEAKVKPQDVAFLRPGQNVMVKVSAYDFSIYGGIEGKLESISADTIEDKRGEHFYLVKIRTQKNAIVYHNESLPIMPGMVVTADIMIGKKTVLDYLLKPILKAKQNALRER; encoded by the coding sequence ATGCAGTTGCCACAGAAAACTATGGATATGACCGGGGCTGAAAATCAGCCAGAACAGAAAGCAGGGGCGCAATGCGGCACGTCAAAGCCCGATGTGCTCCTGCCCCGAGGTGTGGAGCCTTCGGTCTTTCCGCAGCCGGGCGGCATGCCGGGTATGCCCTTTGGCTCGCATTTTTCACGGCCCAATGTTGACGTGCCGCTGCCAGCCATGCCCGGCAGCGAGAACGTGCATGAATCTGCTGCTGATTCTGGCGCAACCGCCTCGTTTGGGTCAGGTTTGGATGCGGGCGCTGGCCGTTTGCCTGATCTGGACACGTTGATGGCCGATCTGGGTCAGAGTGCCAGCGACATGCAGCCCCTGGGGCTGGATGCTGCCGCCGCCAAAAAGAAAGAACCGAGTAATCTCGAGCTTTTTTTGCGTCAGTTGCTGATGGGCGGGGAGCACGAACAACGCCCGGATAAAAGCTTGCGGCAGTCGTTGCACGAAACTGTAGAAAGAATTTTGGGCAAGGGCGGTCAGCAGGGAGCTGGCGCCATGACGGGCGGGCAGCAGCAGGGCAATCCTGGCCTGTTCGCAGCCATGGACGCGCCCCTGCGCGGCCTGACGCCCGATGATATCCTTTTTGCCAACGAGGTGGACGCGGCCCTCGCCCGGCGGCCCAAGTTCGGCGTGCGCGCGCTGTCCATCAGCGTGGGCGCGTTTTTTCTATGTCTGATCATCTGGGCGGCCGTTGCCAGCGTAGATGAAGTGACCCATGCGGAAGGTTCGGTTGTAGGTTCGCAGCGCACCCAGACCATCCAGAACCTTGAGGGCGGCATCCTGCGCGCAGTGCTTGTGCATGAGGGGCAGATTGTGGACAAGGGGGCGGTGCTGGCGCAACTGGACAATGAGATGGCCGAAAGCGCCTACCGCGACGCTGTAAACAAGGCCATGGAAAACAGCCTCGCCATCATCCGCCTTGAAGCTGAGATCAAGGGGGACAAGCCTGTTTTTCCAGAAAATTTTGACATGTGGGCAGAAAAAGTCATTGGCCGCAGGGTGGAAGCCGGCATGCTGGGGCGCATCCACCAGATCATTCAGGATCAGGAAAATGCATGGCACAGCCGCCGCGAGCAGCTCAACGCGGAAATTGATGTCCTACAGTCCCAGTATGTGCAGCGTCTGCATGATGTGGAAGAACTGACTGCCCGCAAGGTGCAGCTTGACCGCAGCCTCGAGCTTTCCATCGAGCAAAAGAATACGGCCTACGCCCTTGTGCAGCGCAACAATTTTTCCAAGTTGGAATACCTCGGCATGCAGCAAAAGGTTGTGGAATTGCAGGGTCAGATAGATTCCCTTGCCGCCACAATACCCAAGGCCAAGGCCGCAGCGGACGAATCCAAGCAGCGCATAGCATCCCGCAGGGCCGAGCAGGTCGCTGCTGTTACTGACGAAATCAACAAGCGCAGGCAGGAACTCAATTCCCTGCGCGAAAATCTTTCGGCAGGGCGCGACCGCGTAACCCGTACAGAACTGCGCGCTCCTGTGCGCAGCACTGTCAAGCAGATATACATTTCCACAGTGGGCGGCGTGGTCAAACCCGGCGAACCCATCATGGATCTTGTGCCGCTTGACGACACTCTGGTGGTGGAGGCCAAGGTCAAACCGCAAGATGTTGCCTTTCTGCGTCCGGGACAGAATGTCATGGTCAAGGTTTCAGCCTATGATTTCTCCATTTACGGCGGGATTGAAGGCAAGCTTGAATCCATCAGCGCCGATACCATTGAAGATAAAAGAGGCGAGCACTTTTATCTTGTAAAGATCCGCACCCAGAAAAATGCCATTGTCTACCACAACGAGTCTCTTCCCATCATGCCGGGCATGGTGGTGACGGCAGACATTATGATTGGCAAAAAAACCGTGCTGGATTATCTGCTCAAGCCCATTCTCAAGGCTAAGCAGAACGCCCTGCGCGAGCGCTAG
- a CDS encoding TolC family protein, whose translation MKQIIWGALFSLLLATAATAAETGYPPPPPAGKPLSVEDSIYGVLRNHHNLRGMIENREVLDHEVRRAQAGFGPRVDVTGQAGGSVLSDSSTRSQNLDSQMWGKVGYSAQLVQPIWDGFATRSRVRTAKSTLESQKYRVFDTATSLSLDAIIAHIDLLRRRKIYELSEENVAHHKSLVGQAQDRASLGADTAADVTQAQSRLQRALSSLSEAKASLLVAEETYTRLTGLPAASRLQTVTMPPQLYTASQAVLEKAKKSNPKLAAYLQDIRASRAERELADSAFSPALNLEAGPNYTNLGGTSDRWVYSFDVMGVVRWNIFNSGADVAERRAASARMRQSRQVMYNFIDDLKLDVDSTWINYLAAQEQYNHYSKAIEYNKYTRTAYIEQFQIGKRSILDVLDTESELYNSATQAETARGNILVGAYRLSALTGNMLPEMSINTGPLGQSAPKEPEDPREEFAPGWFN comes from the coding sequence GTGAAACAGATTATCTGGGGAGCACTTTTTTCCCTGCTTTTGGCAACGGCGGCCACTGCGGCTGAAACCGGTTATCCCCCGCCCCCGCCAGCGGGGAAGCCGCTTTCGGTCGAGGACTCCATCTATGGAGTGTTGCGTAATCACCACAATCTGCGGGGCATGATTGAAAACCGCGAGGTGCTGGATCATGAAGTGAGGCGCGCTCAGGCTGGCTTTGGCCCCCGTGTTGACGTTACAGGGCAGGCTGGTGGCAGCGTCTTGAGCGATTCAAGCACCCGCAGCCAGAACCTTGATTCGCAGATGTGGGGCAAGGTGGGCTATAGCGCCCAGCTTGTGCAACCCATATGGGATGGTTTTGCCACCCGTTCGCGCGTTCGCACTGCCAAATCCACTCTTGAATCCCAGAAATACCGTGTATTCGATACGGCGACATCGCTTTCTCTTGATGCGATTATCGCCCATATAGATTTGCTACGCCGCAGGAAAATCTACGAGCTTTCCGAAGAAAACGTGGCTCATCACAAGTCTCTTGTGGGGCAGGCCCAGGATCGCGCCAGCCTTGGCGCGGACACTGCCGCCGACGTAACCCAGGCGCAGTCGCGCTTGCAACGGGCGCTTTCAAGCCTTTCTGAAGCCAAGGCATCCCTGCTTGTGGCCGAGGAAACCTATACCCGGCTTACCGGGTTGCCAGCGGCCAGCCGTTTGCAGACCGTGACCATGCCGCCCCAGCTTTACACCGCATCGCAGGCTGTTCTGGAAAAGGCCAAAAAAAGCAATCCCAAACTCGCCGCCTACTTGCAGGATATCCGTGCTTCGCGCGCCGAGCGCGAACTTGCGGATTCGGCTTTTTCTCCCGCCCTCAATCTCGAAGCAGGCCCCAACTATACCAACCTTGGCGGCACAAGTGATCGTTGGGTCTACAGTTTTGACGTCATGGGCGTAGTGCGCTGGAATATTTTCAACAGCGGGGCAGACGTGGCTGAACGCCGCGCTGCTTCAGCCCGCATGCGTCAGTCGCGTCAGGTGATGTACAACTTTATTGATGATCTCAAGCTGGATGTGGACAGCACCTGGATCAACTATCTTGCTGCCCAGGAACAGTACAATCATTATTCCAAAGCCATAGAGTACAACAAGTACACGCGCACCGCCTATATCGAACAGTTCCAGATTGGCAAGCGCAGTATTCTGGATGTGCTGGATACAGAAAGTGAGCTGTACAATTCTGCAACCCAGGCGGAAACAGCCCGTGGCAATATTCTTGTGGGCGCGTACAGGCTGTCGGCGCTCACGGGCAATATGCTGCCAGAAATGTCCATTAATACAGGACCGCTTGGACAGAGCGCGCCCAAAGAGCCGGAAGATCCTCGCGAGGAGTTCGCTCCTGGCTGGTTCAACTGA
- a CDS encoding HD domain-containing phosphohydrolase, translated as MAPQELTLPGVAQRNRKAALTMSALFVLALCLIFIFARWYLHDSRAHLLREMGQDMNSQASGKVALLTVWSGTLAGQVNIFVTQDMLRLFAAEVASAGVSATDMLQMARQSQNGAEADTAPLASTASNSDPLKKIAPRLPLMVNYLRDFMEKNSFSGASLVNTDMQMYLAPEGVQPPDEEQRPYLQQALNNKQPVLMPVRRENGRLVMDMAFPIFAPLYVDSTGGRVVSLLLATYSVLPVTAAATGEAGNGTQYNTFILQSFGERLQRIAPTEVSGVSDLPGWSLHDEKLPLGTRIDPGLPEGEREIYGLALPVPNLPWLVEQTLPVRRIDERFAGIKQNVVVASLIMAALVGGLLAALWWSLVSRNERAVAEQMHKLYLVVNQQKQIMDGVNSALSAGIVLNDLNGVIHYVNQSFARLCGREKATELRGLKYSELDMELARSLVTHTLAVHRAGEPFSFAEALLVDGKLRYYLTSCTPFRDENGRLSGMVSVYSDMTDIAVAQQRSQQMVAQTVNAFVKAIEAVDTYLRGQSAFTAQLAVSLACGLGRSDAETLATLRTAANLSHVGMIQLPKDLLTKTGALSAQERELLQQHVEFAREALADIDFGLPVLEAITQMYERLDGSGYPLALNDGAICLNARILAVANTFCALMRPRSYREAHSTEDALNILSETPPKYDASVVGSLRAFLETEQGMAFLEHLLGDPQPNSA; from the coding sequence ATGGCACCCCAAGAACTGACTCTCCCAGGCGTAGCCCAGCGCAACCGCAAGGCGGCGCTGACCATGTCGGCACTGTTTGTGCTGGCGCTCTGCCTGATTTTTATTTTTGCACGTTGGTATCTGCATGATTCGCGTGCCCACCTGCTGCGTGAAATGGGGCAGGACATGAACTCGCAGGCCTCGGGCAAGGTGGCCTTGCTCACCGTGTGGTCTGGCACCCTTGCCGGTCAGGTAAATATTTTTGTCACGCAGGATATGCTGCGGCTGTTCGCCGCAGAGGTTGCAAGTGCGGGCGTGTCCGCCACGGATATGTTGCAGATGGCCCGGCAAAGCCAGAATGGGGCCGAAGCGGATACGGCGCCCCTGGCGAGCACTGCCAGCAACAGTGACCCTCTGAAAAAAATTGCCCCGCGTCTTCCGTTGATGGTCAACTATCTCAGAGACTTCATGGAGAAAAACAGTTTCAGCGGCGCGAGCCTGGTTAATACAGACATGCAGATGTACCTCGCCCCTGAGGGCGTGCAGCCGCCAGATGAGGAACAGCGGCCCTATTTGCAGCAGGCCCTGAACAACAAACAGCCCGTTCTTATGCCTGTGCGGCGCGAAAATGGCAGACTTGTCATGGATATGGCCTTTCCCATTTTTGCGCCCCTGTATGTGGATTCAACCGGGGGGAGGGTGGTTTCCCTGCTGCTGGCCACCTACAGCGTCCTGCCTGTAACTGCTGCGGCCACTGGCGAAGCGGGCAATGGCACCCAGTACAATACATTTATTCTTCAATCTTTTGGTGAAAGGCTGCAACGCATAGCACCTACTGAAGTGTCGGGCGTGTCGGATTTGCCCGGCTGGTCGCTGCATGACGAAAAGCTGCCGCTCGGCACACGTATTGATCCCGGCCTGCCGGAAGGCGAGCGCGAGATATACGGGCTTGCCCTGCCCGTGCCCAACCTGCCCTGGCTTGTGGAGCAAACCTTGCCCGTGCGGCGTATTGATGAACGATTTGCCGGCATAAAGCAGAATGTTGTTGTGGCTTCACTGATCATGGCTGCGCTGGTTGGCGGTCTGCTGGCCGCCCTGTGGTGGAGCCTTGTGAGCCGTAACGAGCGCGCCGTGGCGGAGCAGATGCACAAGCTCTATCTGGTGGTCAACCAGCAAAAGCAGATCATGGACGGCGTAAATTCCGCCCTGTCGGCAGGCATTGTGCTCAACGACCTGAACGGCGTCATCCACTACGTCAACCAGAGCTTTGCCCGTTTGTGCGGCAGGGAAAAAGCCACGGAGCTGCGCGGGCTGAAATATTCCGAGCTGGATATGGAACTTGCCCGCAGCCTTGTAACCCATACGCTGGCCGTACACAGGGCGGGTGAACCCTTCAGCTTTGCCGAAGCCCTGCTGGTGGATGGCAAGCTGCGCTATTATCTTACCTCCTGCACTCCGTTTCGGGATGAAAACGGGCGGCTTTCAGGCATGGTCTCCGTATACAGTGACATGACGGATATTGCCGTGGCGCAGCAGCGTTCGCAGCAAATGGTTGCCCAGACCGTCAACGCTTTCGTCAAGGCCATCGAGGCCGTGGATACCTATCTGCGCGGGCAGTCGGCCTTTACCGCGCAGTTGGCGGTTTCTCTGGCCTGCGGGCTTGGCCGCAGCGATGCGGAAACCCTTGCCACCCTGCGCACGGCAGCCAACCTTTCGCATGTGGGCATGATCCAGTTGCCCAAGGATCTGCTCACCAAGACAGGCGCGCTCTCGGCGCAGGAACGGGAATTGCTGCAACAGCATGTGGAATTTGCCCGCGAGGCCCTGGCAGACATAGACTTTGGCCTGCCGGTGCTGGAGGCCATCACCCAGATGTACGAGCGACTGGACGGCAGCGGTTATCCCCTTGCCCTGAATGATGGGGCCATCTGTCTGAACGCCCGGATTCTGGCGGTTGCCAATACCTTCTGCGCGCTTATGCGGCCACGCTCCTACCGTGAGGCGCACAGTACGGAAGATGCCCTGAATATCCTGTCCGAAACTCCGCCCAAGTATGACGCCTCGGTTGTGGGCTCTTTACGGGCTTTTCTGGAGACAGAGCAGGGTATGGCCTTTCTGGAGCATTTGCTTGGCGATCCTCAGCCAAACAGCGCCTAA
- a CDS encoding glycosyltransferase: MRILFLNSVFPGRFRSLAQAFGASQNNTVLFLAETGQKLAIPGVRRLRLAPPAPYESDDPAEKEIVTRLRRGARAGNALLSLRRNGFVPDIICAAASMGGSFYVRDIFPKAFYVAQGDWFYNNGESHCFFTRGNPRPPADFAPLRVCNLWEYNALGECQLAVTSSLWQRAQYPPALQRDIKVVPSGINTRFFMPGEEKKDGDAAGDGVADSWGCASNELVTFCGPMHDPARGFDQFRKCLPRLLELRPNCLVVLAWLDIAQTGRKQGGGSDTPAECTETGKAMRRAVDILGIDQSFRARVHLLGARSLKEYRAMLQHSTAHVYLAAPHVFSTGLLEAMACGSLVVASDTPPVREVVQDGVNGFLCEFWDHENMAQKLADVLARAPQLGHVRRNARQTVLRSYDADVQTRRFMDLISASMKGSAEG, encoded by the coding sequence ATGCGCATTCTTTTTTTGAATTCTGTTTTTCCTGGCCGCTTTCGTTCTCTTGCCCAGGCCTTTGGCGCATCCCAGAACAATACCGTGCTGTTTCTTGCAGAAACCGGGCAAAAACTTGCCATTCCCGGTGTGCGGCGGCTGCGTTTGGCGCCGCCTGCGCCCTATGAAAGCGACGACCCGGCAGAAAAGGAAATCGTGACGCGCCTGCGGCGTGGCGCGCGGGCGGGCAATGCCCTGCTGTCGTTGCGGAGAAACGGTTTTGTCCCAGATATCATCTGCGCTGCGGCAAGCATGGGCGGCAGTTTTTACGTGCGCGACATCTTCCCCAAGGCTTTTTATGTGGCTCAGGGCGACTGGTTTTACAACAATGGCGAGAGCCACTGCTTTTTTACGCGTGGCAACCCCCGCCCCCCGGCGGACTTTGCCCCCCTGCGGGTGTGCAATCTGTGGGAATACAACGCGTTGGGCGAATGCCAGCTTGCCGTTACCTCCTCCCTCTGGCAACGCGCCCAGTACCCCCCCGCGCTGCAACGCGACATAAAGGTTGTGCCCAGCGGCATCAACACGCGCTTTTTTATGCCCGGCGAGGAAAAAAAGGATGGCGATGCCGCAGGCGACGGCGTTGCTGATTCCTGGGGATGCGCAAGCAATGAGCTGGTGACCTTTTGCGGCCCCATGCACGACCCCGCGCGCGGCTTTGACCAGTTCCGCAAGTGCCTGCCGCGCCTGCTTGAATTGCGTCCTAACTGCCTTGTGGTGCTGGCCTGGCTTGATATTGCCCAGACCGGGCGCAAACAGGGTGGCGGCTCAGATACGCCAGCCGAATGCACCGAGACCGGCAAGGCCATGCGCCGTGCGGTAGATATTCTGGGCATAGATCAGAGCTTCCGGGCGCGTGTGCACCTGCTTGGCGCGCGTTCGCTCAAGGAATATCGGGCCATGCTGCAACATTCCACCGCTCATGTGTATCTGGCCGCGCCGCATGTGTTTTCCACCGGTTTGCTTGAGGCCATGGCCTGCGGTTCACTGGTTGTGGCATCGGACACGCCGCCTGTGCGCGAAGTGGTACAGGACGGTGTAAACGGCTTTTTGTGCGAATTCTGGGATCATGAAAACATGGCGCAAAAACTGGCTGATGTGCTGGCGCGGGCTCCGCAACTGGGGCATGTACGGCGTAATGCACGGCAAACGGTGCTGCGTTCGTATGATGCGGATGTGCAGACGCGCAGATTTATGGATCTCATCAGCGCAAGCATGAAGGGCAGTGCAGAAGGCTGA
- a CDS encoding bifunctional diguanylate cyclase/phosphodiesterase, which yields MKTLRLRLSLLILLLCCLFAGLMPTQTAADATTAQNRPSANAPASPPSSPFNDQAGLPVYPPEEEHSFAARIDRSINCSIQKRPFKVVGGLIAFFLSVIIFLLYCLGCKCSRICRMEAQMNKDELTGLPNMEKFKVLCDSLITTQVTSDYMLLSGDICQFKTINDQFGFGMGDSLLQAYAAILQRNILPEECCARISSDLFVMLLRFDTWEQLSGRVREMDKELDEWRRSQALPYTVRTVYGAYCVPREQERDMQLMLDLANYARLEAKRSSGIPMVLYNEHMRQEALLSHELNGKLEDALTNGEMQVWYQAKVDMRTGAITGSEALVRWNHPSRGMLLPGSFIPMFERNGLVTSIDFFVFEQVCRNLRSWKTRNLPLHTVSCNFSRLHFDRPHFTQRLADIADRYSVPRHLLEVEITESAIMNNPEAVWLQIVQLKEMGFKTAIDDFGAGYSSLGIVQMLDADCLKIDRSFIQRDLPGQRAQIVLGNIIRLASDLGMNVISEGVETAEQSAIIMKLGCYTAQGFFYAKPEPSHEFEARLAMQGL from the coding sequence ATGAAGACACTTCGCCTCCGCCTTTCCCTGCTGATCCTTCTGCTCTGCTGCCTTTTTGCGGGCCTGATGCCAACGCAGACAGCCGCTGATGCCACAACCGCGCAGAACAGGCCCTCGGCAAATGCACCAGCCTCTCCACCGTCCTCTCCATTCAACGATCAGGCAGGCTTGCCGGTGTACCCGCCGGAAGAAGAGCACTCCTTTGCAGCCCGCATTGACCGGAGCATAAACTGCTCAATTCAAAAACGTCCCTTCAAGGTTGTTGGCGGCCTCATTGCCTTTTTCCTGAGCGTCATCATTTTTCTGCTCTACTGCCTGGGCTGCAAGTGCAGCCGTATCTGCCGCATGGAAGCCCAGATGAACAAGGATGAACTGACCGGCCTGCCCAACATGGAAAAATTCAAGGTGCTCTGCGACAGCCTCATAACAACCCAGGTCACCTCTGACTACATGCTGCTTTCCGGCGATATCTGCCAGTTCAAGACAATCAACGACCAGTTCGGTTTTGGCATGGGCGACAGCCTGTTGCAGGCCTATGCGGCAATTTTGCAGCGTAACATTCTGCCAGAAGAGTGTTGCGCCAGAATATCCTCTGATCTCTTTGTCATGCTCCTGCGGTTTGATACATGGGAGCAGCTATCGGGCAGAGTCCGCGAAATGGACAAGGAACTGGACGAATGGCGGCGAAGTCAGGCACTGCCCTACACGGTGCGCACCGTCTACGGGGCCTACTGCGTACCCAGGGAGCAGGAAAGGGACATGCAGCTCATGCTGGATCTGGCCAACTATGCGCGGCTGGAAGCCAAGCGCTCGTCCGGCATTCCCATGGTGCTCTACAATGAGCATATGCGGCAGGAGGCCCTGCTGAGCCATGAACTGAACGGCAAGCTGGAAGACGCCCTGACCAACGGTGAAATGCAGGTGTGGTATCAGGCCAAGGTAGACATGCGCACGGGGGCCATTACCGGCAGCGAGGCGCTGGTGCGGTGGAATCATCCCTCACGGGGAATGCTGCTGCCGGGCAGTTTTATCCCCATGTTTGAACGCAACGGCCTTGTAACGTCCATTGATTTTTTTGTATTTGAGCAGGTCTGCCGCAACCTGCGTAGCTGGAAGACGCGCAACCTTCCGCTGCATACGGTTTCCTGCAATTTTTCGCGGCTGCATTTTGACCGCCCCCACTTTACCCAGCGGCTTGCGGATATTGCCGACCGCTATTCCGTGCCGCGCCACCTGCTGGAAGTGGAAATCACCGAAAGCGCCATCATGAACAACCCTGAAGCTGTCTGGCTACAGATCGTTCAACTGAAGGAAATGGGCTTCAAAACGGCCATCGACGATTTTGGCGCGGGCTATTCGTCCCTCGGTATTGTGCAGATGCTTGACGCGGACTGCCTCAAGATTGACCGTAGCTTCATCCAGCGCGACCTGCCGGGCCAAAGGGCGCAGATCGTGCTTGGCAATATCATTCGCCTGGCTTCGGATCTTGGCATGAATGTCATTAGCGAAGGTGTGGAAACAGCTGAACAGTCTGCCATCATCATGAAGCTGGGCTGCTATACGGCGCAGGGCTTTTTTTACGCCAAGCCCGAGCCTTCGCACGAATTTGAAGCAAGGCTCGCCATGCAGGGCTTATAA
- a CDS encoding type I secretion system permease/ATPase: protein MDTNSADSEEKARPTSPEQESGDSRAPQKTADMTPGQASGVAEHGTTQAPRTAPGMGPLRPSDVDFMPGLLRSLSVLMRLRGRAVSPHVLMAGLSGSKVTPQACLRAARKAGLAGRIAYRPDIADIPGLVLPCILLLSHDRSCVLTALDGDMAEVVFPETSESSQLVPVEALTDEYSGYALFAAVEAAPDDRSERLSIARGKRWFWDVLRYYAPIYRHVALASVVINLIAVGSPLFVMNVYDRVVPNNAIETLWVLASGICIIYLFNFLLSALRTHFVDVAGRNADIVLSSSLVEKVLSMRLDAKPESTGALVNNLREFEQLREFFSSSSLLACIDLPFLVIFLLLTAFIGGPMVLLSIGAMPIMIGIGLLLQHRSRMSAEASYKQNMQKNALLVEIVGGLETLKSCMAESRMQKLWESVVGLSARSNSESRKYNNLAVTSSMLITQLVTVAMVVWGVYRISDGLMTMGALIGCNILVGRTMAPLLQMASLLTRLQNSHVALKALDMLMMLPSENQMEKTCMDFGMLRPSFALEGVSFAYPRQERLALEHVSLRIEPGERVGIIGPMGSGKSTLSKLLIGLYQPKEGAVKFGDVDIRQIPSMELRARVGVLPQDVVLFYGSIRDNIALGDPTINDHLILRAASLAGVTDFLRNNPAGFAAQVGEQGKALSGGQRQAVALARALVRDPEVLILDEPTSNMDTDSEMLLQQRLQSVIGGRTLVLVTHRLSMLRIVDRLIVMEGGQIKLDGPRDAVLQSLRDRSKKNVTNVQQAAPQEKSADAATG from the coding sequence ATGGATACAAATTCTGCGGATTCAGAAGAAAAGGCACGGCCCACATCACCTGAACAGGAATCCGGCGACAGCCGGGCTCCCCAAAAGACAGCAGACATGACACCGGGGCAAGCCTCCGGCGTTGCAGAACACGGCACAACCCAAGCGCCGCGCACCGCGCCGGGCATGGGCCCGTTGCGCCCTTCAGACGTGGACTTCATGCCCGGCTTGTTGCGCAGTCTTTCGGTCCTGATGCGCCTGCGCGGGCGGGCAGTGTCGCCGCATGTGCTCATGGCCGGGCTTTCGGGCAGCAAGGTAACGCCTCAGGCCTGCCTGCGGGCGGCCCGCAAGGCGGGACTGGCCGGGCGTATCGCCTATCGGCCTGATATCGCAGATATTCCAGGCCTTGTGCTGCCGTGCATTCTGTTGCTCTCCCACGACCGCTCGTGCGTGCTCACCGCCCTTGACGGCGACATGGCCGAGGTGGTTTTTCCCGAAACAAGCGAAAGTTCCCAGTTGGTGCCAGTAGAGGCCTTGACGGACGAATACTCCGGCTATGCGCTCTTTGCCGCAGTGGAAGCAGCGCCGGATGACCGTTCCGAACGCCTCAGCATCGCTCGTGGCAAGCGCTGGTTCTGGGATGTGCTGCGGTATTACGCGCCCATCTACAGACACGTGGCCCTGGCCAGCGTGGTCATCAATCTCATTGCCGTGGGCAGCCCGCTGTTTGTGATGAATGTCTATGACCGCGTGGTTCCCAATAATGCCATAGAAACATTGTGGGTGCTGGCAAGCGGCATCTGCATCATCTATCTTTTCAATTTTCTGCTTTCGGCCCTGCGTACACATTTTGTTGATGTGGCTGGTCGCAATGCGGATATCGTTCTCTCCAGTTCGCTGGTGGAAAAGGTGCTTTCCATGCGGCTGGACGCCAAGCCCGAATCCACGGGCGCGCTGGTCAACAACCTGCGCGAATTTGAGCAACTGCGCGAATTTTTCAGTTCCTCTAGTCTGCTTGCCTGCATTGATCTGCCTTTTCTTGTTATTTTTCTATTGCTTACGGCCTTCATTGGCGGCCCTATGGTGCTGCTGTCCATTGGGGCCATGCCCATCATGATCGGCATAGGCCTGCTGCTCCAGCACCGTTCGCGCATGAGCGCCGAGGCCAGCTACAAGCAGAATATGCAAAAAAACGCCCTGCTGGTGGAAATAGTGGGCGGGCTGGAAACGCTCAAGTCCTGCATGGCCGAAAGCCGCATGCAGAAGCTGTGGGAATCTGTGGTGGGCCTTTCGGCTCGCTCCAACAGTGAATCCCGCAAATATAACAACCTTGCGGTCACATCTTCCATGCTCATTACCCAGCTGGTTACTGTGGCCATGGTGGTGTGGGGCGTGTACCGCATATCTGATGGCCTCATGACCATGGGCGCGCTTATCGGCTGCAATATTTTGGTGGGGCGCACCATGGCCCCGCTGCTCCAGATGGCCTCCCTGCTCACCCGTTTGCAAAATTCGCATGTGGCCCTCAAGGCACTGGACATGCTGATGATGCTGCCTTCTGAAAATCAGATGGAAAAAACCTGCATGGATTTTGGCATGCTGCGGCCTTCGTTCGCTCTTGAAGGGGTTTCTTTTGCCTATCCCCGGCAGGAACGTCTGGCTCTGGAGCATGTTTCACTGCGCATTGAGCCGGGTGAACGCGTGGGCATTATCGGACCCATGGGATCGGGCAAAAGCACCCTGTCAAAGCTCCTTATTGGTCTCTATCAGCCCAAGGAAGGGGCGGTGAAGTTTGGCGATGTGGACATCAGGCAGATTCCCAGCATGGAACTGCGTGCCCGCGTGGGCGTGCTGCCGCAGGATGTGGTGCTGTTTTACGGCAGCATTCGCGACAATATTGCCCTTGGGGATCCCACCATCAACGACCACCTCATTCTGCGCGCCGCCTCCCTGGCTGGCGTCACAGACTTTTTGCGCAATAATCCCGCTGGCTTTGCCGCGCAGGTGGGCGAGCAGGGCAAGGCGCTTTCTGGCGGGCAGCGTCAGGCAGTGGCCCTGGCGCGCGCTCTGGTGCGCGACCCTGAGGTGCTCATTCTTGACGAACCCACCAGCAATATGGACACGGATTCAGAAATGCTGCTGCAACAAAGACTGCAATCGGTCATTGGCGGGCGCACCCTTGTTCTTGTGACCCACCGGCTCTCCATGCTGCGTATAGTGGATCGGCTCATTGTCATGGAAGGCGGACAGATCAAACTGGACGGCCCTCGCGACGCAGTGTTGCAAAGTCTGCGCGACCGCTCGAAAAAGAACGTGACCAATGTGCAGCAGGCCGCACCGCAGGAAAAATCTGCTGATGCCGCAACGGGCTGA